A DNA window from Mycobacterium sp. IDR2000157661 contains the following coding sequences:
- the map gene encoding type I methionyl aminopeptidase gives MPVRTALRPGVVSPMLPVPHSIARPEYVGKPTAREGDEPWVQTPEVIEKMRVAGRIAAGALAEAGKAVAPGVTTDELDRIAHEYMLDHGAYPSTLGYKGFPKSCCTSLNEIICHGIPDSTVVEDGDIVNIDVTAYIDGVHGDTNATFLSGDVSEEHRLLVERTHEATMRAIKAVKPGRQLSVVGRVIESYANRFGYHVVRDFTGHGIGSTFHNGLVVLHYDQPAVETVLEPGMTFTIEPMINIGGLDYEIWDDGWTVATMDKKWSAQFEHTLVVTDDGAEILTVAE, from the coding sequence ATGCCTGTTCGCACCGCTCTTCGTCCCGGCGTGGTGTCACCGATGCTGCCGGTGCCCCACTCGATCGCGCGCCCCGAGTACGTGGGCAAGCCGACCGCACGCGAAGGCGACGAGCCCTGGGTGCAGACACCCGAGGTGATCGAGAAGATGCGGGTGGCCGGACGCATCGCGGCGGGTGCGCTCGCCGAGGCGGGCAAGGCCGTCGCGCCGGGCGTGACCACCGACGAACTCGACCGCATCGCCCACGAGTACATGCTCGACCACGGCGCCTACCCGTCGACGCTGGGCTACAAGGGTTTCCCCAAGTCGTGCTGCACGTCGCTCAACGAGATCATCTGCCACGGCATCCCCGACTCGACGGTCGTCGAGGACGGCGACATCGTCAACATCGACGTGACCGCCTACATCGACGGAGTGCACGGCGACACCAACGCGACCTTCCTGTCCGGCGACGTCTCCGAGGAGCACCGGCTGCTCGTCGAACGCACCCACGAGGCGACCATGCGCGCGATCAAGGCCGTCAAGCCGGGACGCCAGCTCTCGGTCGTCGGCCGCGTCATCGAGTCCTACGCCAACCGCTTCGGCTACCACGTCGTGCGGGACTTCACCGGTCACGGCATCGGCTCCACCTTCCACAACGGCCTGGTGGTGCTGCACTACGACCAGCCGGCTGTGGAGACCGTGCTCGAGCCCGGAATGACGTTCACCATCGAGCCGATGATCAACATCGGCGGACTGGACTACGAGATCTGGGACGACGGCTGGACCGTGGCCACCATGGACAAGAAGTGGAGCGCGCAGTTCGAGCACACGTTGGTGGTCACCGACGACGGTGCCGAGATCCTGACCGTCGCCGAGTAG
- a CDS encoding nuclear transport factor 2 family protein yields the protein MTDSSSAAGAGGDEVDDAFAARFAERFADTWRTPDLAKHEALWSDDIVLIQPMMGTLRGKQACRESFARLFGLIPDLHADVHRVARGRHEVFIEFTLSGTYGGKPIAWDAVDRFTFTDGLIAERVSYFDSAPLLGKLVARPAGWDRLVRIGSQLFRR from the coding sequence ATGACGGATTCATCATCGGCTGCAGGCGCGGGCGGCGACGAGGTCGACGACGCGTTCGCCGCCCGCTTCGCCGAGCGGTTCGCCGACACCTGGCGCACCCCTGACCTGGCCAAACACGAGGCGCTCTGGAGCGACGACATCGTGCTGATCCAGCCGATGATGGGCACGCTGCGCGGCAAGCAGGCCTGCCGGGAGTCCTTCGCGCGGCTGTTCGGGCTCATTCCCGACCTGCACGCCGATGTGCACCGGGTCGCGCGCGGGCGCCATGAGGTTTTCATCGAGTTCACGTTGAGCGGGACCTATGGCGGCAAGCCGATCGCCTGGGACGCCGTGGACCGCTTCACCTTCACCGACGGGCTCATCGCCGAGCGGGTGTCCTACTTCGACTCCGCGCCGCTGCTCGGGAAGCTCGTCGCCCGGCCGGCGGGCTGGGACCGCCTGGTGCGCATCGGTTCGCAACTGTTCCGCCGCTAG
- a CDS encoding DUF1707 SHOCT-like domain-containing protein has translation MTGIDDHAAMRVSDADRNGTLRRLHNAVALGLIDIEEFEERSAAVSRARLHSDLDALVGDLPGPGAIVTSAADRVELRGVLGSLKRHGEWIVPTRLALHRRIGSVDLDLTRARFAGPIVVIELDMRFGGLDLRLPDGASASIDDVEVNVGSARDHRRDAPAEGKPHVILTGKVVCGSVDIRGPRKSWLKRGG, from the coding sequence ATGACCGGGATCGACGACCACGCCGCGATGCGCGTCTCCGACGCCGACCGCAACGGCACGTTGCGGCGGCTGCACAACGCCGTCGCTCTGGGCCTGATCGACATCGAAGAGTTCGAGGAGCGCTCGGCGGCGGTGTCGCGGGCGCGGCTGCACTCCGACCTCGACGCGCTCGTCGGCGACCTGCCGGGGCCCGGCGCGATCGTCACCTCGGCCGCCGACCGGGTGGAGTTGCGCGGCGTGCTCGGCTCCCTCAAGCGGCACGGCGAGTGGATCGTGCCGACGCGTCTGGCCCTGCACCGACGGATCGGATCGGTCGATCTCGACCTGACCAGGGCGCGGTTCGCCGGGCCGATCGTCGTGATCGAACTCGACATGAGGTTCGGCGGGCTGGACTTGCGGCTGCCCGACGGCGCGAGCGCGTCCATCGACGACGTCGAGGTCAACGTCGGCAGTGCCCGCGACCATCGCAGGGACGCGCCGGCCGAGGGCAAGCCGCACGTGATCCTCACCGGCAAGGTGGTGTGCGGCTCGGTGGACATCCGCGGTCCGCGCAAGTCCTGGCTCAAGCGCGGCGGCTGA
- a CDS encoding penicillin-binding transpeptidase domain-containing protein — translation MATSVTRLTAVLTVGAVAVSLNACTPKPAGPEPTAEKFFAALATGDTASAAELSDRPAEARQALNEAWAGLQATRLDTQIVGSKYAQDTGAITYRYTWHLPKDRTWTYDGQLNMVRDEGRWEVRWSATGLHPRLGENQTFALRADAPPRASVIERGGTEVLVPGHLYNYSLDAEAAGGALMPTARAVVDALRPFDDTLDPQRLAEQASSAKQPHYLVTLRQADHDRLAFLAGQPGVVVTPQAEMLPADEDFAPAIITEVKKAVVDELDGQAGWRVVTVNQNGVDVDVLNEVPGQPAPSIKISLDRAVQTAAQGAVDVTGKKAMIVVVKPSTGEILAVAQNASADSEGLIATTGLYPPGSTFKMVTAGAAIERDMATPNTLLPCPGTMDIGHRTVPNYGGFDLGTVPMSRAFASSCNTTFAELASRMPPRGLTMAAAKYGIGTDYEIEGLTTVTGSVPPTVDLAERTEDGFGQGKVLASPFGMAMAAATVAAGKTPVPQLIQGRPTAVNGDQAPISPKILDGLRPMMRLVVTNGTAEDLQGAGDVRGKTGEAEFAGGSHSWFAGYRGDMAFAALIVGGGSSEYAVRMLKGMLDGLPPDYAA, via the coding sequence ATGGCAACTTCAGTAACACGTCTGACGGCTGTGCTCACGGTCGGCGCGGTGGCGGTCAGCCTCAACGCGTGCACCCCGAAACCGGCCGGACCCGAGCCGACCGCCGAGAAGTTCTTCGCCGCGCTGGCCACCGGTGACACGGCGAGCGCCGCGGAGCTCAGCGACCGGCCCGCAGAGGCGAGGCAGGCACTCAACGAGGCGTGGGCCGGACTGCAGGCAACCCGCCTGGACACGCAGATCGTCGGCTCCAAGTACGCCCAGGACACCGGTGCCATCACCTACCGCTACACCTGGCATCTGCCCAAAGACCGGACCTGGACCTACGACGGGCAGCTCAACATGGTCCGTGACGAGGGCCGCTGGGAGGTGCGGTGGAGCGCCACCGGCCTGCATCCGCGGCTGGGCGAGAACCAGACGTTCGCACTGCGCGCCGACGCGCCGCCACGTGCGTCGGTGATCGAGCGCGGTGGCACGGAGGTGCTGGTGCCCGGCCACCTCTACAACTACTCGCTGGACGCCGAGGCCGCCGGGGGCGCGCTCATGCCGACGGCGCGCGCCGTCGTCGACGCCCTGCGGCCGTTCGACGACACGCTGGACCCGCAGCGGCTCGCCGAGCAGGCGAGCTCCGCCAAGCAACCGCACTACCTGGTCACTCTGCGCCAGGCCGACCACGACCGGCTGGCGTTCCTGGCCGGCCAGCCAGGGGTGGTCGTCACGCCGCAGGCCGAGATGCTGCCCGCCGACGAGGATTTCGCGCCCGCGATCATCACCGAGGTGAAGAAGGCGGTTGTCGACGAACTCGACGGCCAGGCCGGTTGGCGCGTCGTCACCGTCAATCAGAACGGTGTCGACGTCGACGTGCTCAACGAAGTGCCGGGGCAGCCCGCGCCGTCGATCAAGATCAGCCTGGACCGGGCGGTGCAGACCGCCGCGCAGGGTGCGGTCGACGTCACCGGCAAGAAGGCGATGATCGTGGTGGTCAAGCCGTCGACGGGGGAGATCCTCGCCGTGGCGCAGAACGCGTCGGCCGATTCGGAGGGCCTGATCGCGACGACGGGTCTCTATCCGCCGGGGTCGACGTTCAAGATGGTGACCGCAGGCGCGGCGATCGAGCGAGACATGGCCACGCCCAACACGCTGCTGCCGTGCCCCGGCACCATGGACATCGGCCATCGCACGGTGCCCAACTACGGTGGCTTCGATCTGGGCACGGTACCCATGTCGCGCGCGTTCGCCAGTTCGTGCAACACGACGTTCGCCGAGTTGGCCAGCCGGATGCCGCCCCGCGGGCTGACCATGGCCGCCGCCAAGTACGGCATCGGCACGGATTACGAGATCGAGGGCCTGACGACCGTGACCGGTTCGGTGCCCCCGACCGTCGACTTGGCCGAGCGCACCGAGGACGGGTTCGGCCAGGGCAAGGTGCTGGCCAGCCCATTCGGCATGGCGATGGCCGCCGCGACCGTAGCGGCCGGGAAAACACCGGTGCCGCAACTGATTCAGGGCAGGCCGACGGCCGTCAACGGGGACCAGGCACCGATCAGCCCGAAGATCCTCGACGGCCTGCGGCCGATGATGCGACTGGTGGTCACCAACGGGACCGCGGAAGACCTGCAAGGTGCCGGCGACGTGCGGGGCAAGACCGGGGAGGCGGAATTCGCCGGAGGTTCGCATTCGTGGTTCGCCGGCTACCGCGGTGACATGGCCTTCGCGGCGTTGATCGTGGGCGGCGGCTCGTCGGAGTACGCGGTGCGGATGCTGAAGGGAATGCTCGACGGCCTACCGCCGGATTACGCGGCCTGA
- a CDS encoding GNAT family N-acetyltransferase: MADDDRTIARREIADTMMRALKRRHELLDVVVDSEDYDAAIEAVATMLGASPIAAEAVLRLSFDRLTKVSRRRIAAELEDLNNQLSFTMGEPAPSADSVVLRPFVPDDDRDIFALRTQDVRAAGDGSGAPAGDLDDEIRAGLRKVDAEEAAWLVAVHGPQKVGMVFGDLIGGEVNVRIWIHPDYRKQGYGTATLRKSRSEMAAYFPAAPLVVRAPAAG, encoded by the coding sequence ATGGCCGACGACGATCGCACAATCGCGCGCAGGGAGATCGCCGACACGATGATGCGTGCCCTCAAACGGCGCCACGAACTGCTCGACGTGGTGGTGGACTCCGAGGACTACGACGCGGCGATCGAGGCGGTCGCGACGATGCTGGGCGCGTCGCCGATCGCCGCCGAAGCCGTGCTGCGGCTGTCCTTCGACCGACTGACCAAGGTGTCGCGGCGCCGGATCGCCGCCGAACTCGAGGACCTCAACAATCAGCTGAGCTTCACCATGGGTGAGCCCGCTCCGTCGGCCGACAGCGTGGTGCTGCGGCCCTTCGTCCCCGACGACGACCGCGACATCTTCGCGTTGCGCACCCAGGACGTCCGCGCGGCCGGTGACGGCTCCGGCGCTCCGGCCGGTGACCTCGACGACGAGATCCGTGCCGGGTTGCGCAAGGTCGACGCCGAGGAGGCGGCCTGGCTGGTCGCGGTGCACGGGCCGCAGAAGGTCGGGATGGTCTTCGGGGATCTGATCGGCGGTGAGGTCAACGTGCGGATCTGGATTCATCCCGACTATCGCAAGCAGGGCTACGGCACCGCCACCCTGCGCAAGTCACGCTCTGAGATGGCGGCGTACTTCCCCGCCGCGCCGTTGGTGGTGCGGGCGCCGGCGGCCGGATGA
- a CDS encoding peroxiredoxin-like family protein, with product MAKPAANQVVDCEFVAVTGEKVRVPDSKRLTHLQFRRFAGCPICSLHLQSIVRRHDEIEAAGVREVVLFHSSADDLAPHTADLPFATVADPQKRYYRQFGVESSPRSLLHPKALGAAIRAGAMTAAGRFRAPAVHQDGGHLGLPADFLIDTTGRVVAEKYGTHAYDQWSVDELLAHADGGRHTS from the coding sequence ATGGCCAAGCCGGCGGCGAATCAGGTGGTCGACTGCGAGTTCGTCGCGGTGACCGGGGAGAAAGTCCGGGTCCCGGACTCGAAGCGCCTGACGCACTTGCAGTTTCGGCGCTTCGCCGGCTGCCCCATCTGCAGCCTGCACCTGCAGTCGATCGTGCGGCGGCACGACGAGATCGAAGCCGCCGGTGTCCGCGAGGTGGTGCTGTTCCACTCGTCGGCCGACGACCTGGCCCCGCACACCGCGGACCTGCCGTTCGCGACGGTGGCCGATCCGCAGAAGCGCTACTACCGGCAGTTCGGGGTCGAGTCGAGCCCGCGCTCCCTCCTGCACCCCAAGGCCCTTGGCGCCGCGATCCGCGCCGGCGCGATGACCGCCGCAGGCCGGTTCCGGGCACCGGCGGTGCATCAGGACGGCGGCCACCTCGGACTGCCCGCGGATTTCCTCATCGACACGACGGGGCGAGTCGTCGCCGAGAAGTACGGGACACACGCCTACGACCAGTGGTCGGTCGACGAACTCCTGGCACACGCCGACGGCGGCCGACACACGTCTTAG
- a CDS encoding GNAT family N-acetyltransferase, with protein MSAPPLFRLVDERRVSVVRDIGAVMRVLEEDPVGSCMVACRVAEHGVEPSAIGGELWTRRGSTESLCYAGANLIPLRGEAADLTAFADKAMSTARRCSSLVGRAELVLPMWRRLEHAWGTARDVREHQPLMALSTAPQCAVDPNVRQVRADELDAYLVASIDMFIGEVGIDPRLGDGGRGYRRRVAGLIAAGRAWARFERGQVVFKAEIGSQSPAVGQIQGVWVHPEWRGHGLGTAGTATLASAVVRSGRTASLYVNSFNTVARATYARIGFEQVGTFATVLLD; from the coding sequence ATGTCGGCTCCGCCGCTGTTTCGTCTCGTCGACGAGCGACGGGTTTCCGTGGTGCGCGACATCGGAGCCGTGATGCGGGTGCTGGAAGAGGATCCGGTGGGCTCGTGCATGGTGGCCTGCCGGGTGGCCGAGCACGGAGTCGAACCGTCGGCGATCGGCGGCGAGCTGTGGACGCGGCGCGGATCGACCGAGTCGCTGTGCTACGCCGGAGCCAACCTGATCCCGTTGCGCGGTGAGGCGGCCGATCTGACCGCTTTCGCCGACAAGGCCATGAGCACCGCACGGCGCTGCTCGTCGCTGGTGGGCCGCGCCGAACTGGTGCTGCCGATGTGGCGGCGCCTCGAACACGCCTGGGGCACCGCGCGCGACGTGCGCGAGCATCAGCCGCTGATGGCGTTGAGCACGGCGCCGCAATGTGCCGTCGACCCGAATGTGCGGCAGGTCCGCGCCGACGAACTCGACGCCTACCTGGTTGCCTCCATCGACATGTTCATCGGCGAGGTCGGCATCGACCCGCGCCTGGGCGACGGCGGCCGCGGATACCGGCGCCGGGTCGCCGGGCTCATCGCCGCGGGCCGCGCGTGGGCCCGCTTCGAGCGGGGACAGGTGGTGTTCAAGGCCGAGATCGGGTCACAGTCGCCTGCCGTCGGACAGATCCAGGGTGTATGGGTGCATCCCGAGTGGCGTGGCCACGGGCTCGGGACCGCGGGCACCGCGACGCTGGCGTCTGCGGTGGTCCGCTCCGGGCGCACCGCGAGCCTGTATGTCAACAGCTTCAACACCGTCGCCCGGGCCACTTACGCGCGCATAGGTTTCGAACAGGTGGGCACGTTCGCCACCGTCCTGCTCGACTAA